The Candidatus Binataceae bacterium genomic sequence CCGACGCGGATCGCGTCGCGCGGCAGATCGCCAATTCGCCGCTGGTCAAGACGGCTTTTTTCGGATGCGACCCGAATTTCGGACGAATCGTAATGGCGGCCGGAAAGGCGGGCGTTCCACTCGATCTCGAGCGGATGGAGGTCAAGATGGCGGGAATCCGTATCGCCAGCCGCGGCGCGCTGCATACCGAAGCGCTCGCGGCGGCGGCCGGGCGGATGAAGGAGCCCGAGTTTGGACTGACGATCGACCTGAAACTCGGCAAAGCGCGCGCGAGCGTCGTGACCTGCGACTTCAGCTTCGACTACGTGAAGATCAACGCCGAGTATACGACCTGACAGAGTCGGCCGGCGCCGGCGCGTGCGTGGCCAAGTTGCATCGGCTGGTCGCCGCCCCATAGAATTTGCGCGCAGAAACGGAGGCATACAGGCGCGTGGCAAACTTCGTCAAAGTCGCACGGCGCGATGAAATTCCCGACGGCCGCGGCAAAACGGTAGAAGCCGGCGGACGCAAGATCGCGCTGTTCAATGCGGGCGGCCGCTTCTATGCGATCGACGACTCCTGCCGCCATCGCGGCGGCCCGCTCGGCGAGGGCGATCTGATCGGCACGACCGTAGTCTGTCCGTGGCACGGATGGGAGTACAACGTGACCAACGGCGAAAACCTCGACGACCCTGGGGTCAAGGTCGGCTGCTTCGCCGTGCGTGTCGACGGCGACGACATCCTGATTGAAGCCTGAATCCGACGCGATACCCGCTCGCATCGCACGTGCTGTGCGGGCAGGTTGAAGCCTCGAGATGAAACCGGGCTTGGCTGCAACTCCACAACAGGCTGCGGGAGCGCGTCTCCCCGACTTTATCGCGATCGGACCGCCGCGCACCGGCACCACCTGGCTTTATCGCGCGCTCGGCGGACATGTCGGGCTCCCCC encodes the following:
- a CDS encoding Rieske 2Fe-2S domain-containing protein is translated as MANFVKVARRDEIPDGRGKTVEAGGRKIALFNAGGRFYAIDDSCRHRGGPLGEGDLIGTTVVCPWHGWEYNVTNGENLDDPGVKVGCFAVRVDGDDILIEA